A window of Flammeovirga kamogawensis genomic DNA:
CATATTGCATAGTTTCCATTATATCTGTGATGTCTACTACATCAATTGCTACGTTATTTTCTTTAGCAATTTTTTCAAGTTGGTTTTTGATGTTAGGGTTAACTCCACAACAAGACTGGTGCAATACTTTTACTATTTTATTCATGACGATATTTATTTTTAAGTTTTAAATTGTTTTCGTCTATGTAGTATGGAGTAGGTTAGAAAAAGACACAACTATTCTGATTTTTTTATTTTTTTTGAAAAAAAATATTTTAACCTGCTTCTATATAAAGATTAATTATAGATGGATTTTTGATTTTGAACTTATAGAGCCAGACGATTCTTTATTATATATGTTGATTGAAGTTTGATCAATTGATAAAGCTATTTGAGCTCTTTTTTGTATCTAAGTATTTATAAATCAAAAGAAAATTAGAACTAGAATTAAATATCAATTATTTGAAGAATTAGCAGCTTTTTTTCTCATTATTATACCATATATAAGAATACTGAAAACCATTTTATACTAAGCTTGTCTTTTTTAGGGTATTACAATCAACTTTAAAAAACTATCAATAATAGATCGTAAAGCTAGTTTTATGATTTGTACACTAGTTATTTTATATACTTTTATAAGTAACTTTTATCCTTTTATACCAGCTTTTTGTAACCTTTTTTTGAGAGTTAATTTATTTTAAATAAGTAGATAAAAATACGGTTAATGAGTGTAAAATACGATAAATCAAAATAAGAAACATTGTTACTTAGATGTATTAAATTTATAAAGACATTAAAAATTAAAAGAATGAAAAATTTATCATCTAACTTTTCGAGCAAAGAATATATTAGAGTATTTGTTAAAGTTGCCGAGGGCACAGCGTTTATTAAAAATTACCTTAAGAACTTTGACGCAGAAGTTGAATATGTTTTTGATATGCCTAAGTTAGGGAATCTGAGAGTTGTCGCATTAACCTCTCCTCATGGTAATATTTCAGCAGTAATTACAGATTCTTTAGAAGGCTTTCCAGAATACTTAGAACGTACTAAAGTACTTTATTGGACAAAAGATATGGAATCGACTTTAAGAAATGCAGAAGCAGCAGGTATGAAAGTTCTTCAAGAAAAATCTGCAGTTCCCATGGGATTTCAAGGTAGGTATGAAACTCCAGGAGGATATGTTGTAGAATTGGCTGAGGTGTCTGAAGAAGGAAAACAATACTTTCATCAAGATCTTGAAAAATTAGGATATACACTGTAGTGTAACTATAAGATTTTTAAAAAGCATTGGAAGTTATTTCAATGCTTTTTTTATGCATAATTTTTTATTGGATAAGGCACTTTGTGAAGTTTTTATTTTAGTTGTGATAAATGTATTTTAGATAAATAAAAATAGATCAATGACTTTTCTTTATAACAATAGGTATGAAAAAGATAGAATTTAAGGAAAGAGACGAAGAACGAATTATTGATTTTATTCATAAAAACCTTGGAGGAGAAATTATTAATGATAATCAAATAGTATTTGATAATGATATCGTTAAAGGGCAGATGATGGTACATGAAGAGCCAGAATATAGGGTTACTGCAATGGATTATACTGCAAAGAAAGCAACAGAATTTAAAATTCATCATGATATTAAATATGATCTATCTGTACATCTATTTTTAAATGGAGTAGAGCTAGATCAAGGAAAAAAGAAATTGGTACTTAATCTTCCTAATGGTTTTATCTTTTTAAAGAATGAAGAGCATTTTAACTTGAAGTACAAGGAAGGTGAAAGGAAATTTATTTTAACTTATGCTATAAACTATGAAAAATATAAAATAAATGAAGTGATGAAAAAACTTCTAAATCTAGGGAATTATATATTCCATACAGGAAATGAACATATTATGATTTGGAAGAAATCGGTATCAGAAAAGATGCGAAGTGATATTGACCCAATAATTAAAAGAGCATGGATTCGTGTAAAATTAACAGAGTTGAAACTTTTAGTAGATAATATTCTACTTCACATTGACGATAAAAAAGATACACACCTTTTTTCTAATTATTAGCTAGAAACTGTTTACAGTATTAGAGACTTTATGCATGACAACTTGCGTAATAAAATCTCTGTAGAATCTTTTGTTAAAGAATATGGTATTAATAAAATTAAGCTAAATAATATTTTTAAGGCTGTTTTAGGTAATACTATGTACAAGTATTATCAAGAGAAAAAAGTTGAAAGTTTAAAAGTAGAAATTATGACTACTTCAAAAACGATAACTGAATTGTCTTATGAGTTTTCTTACACAGATGTTAATCATTTAACAAAAAGCTTTGTGTCTCATTATGGAATTTCACCATCTGAAATGAGAAAATCGAAACATAAATTATAAGCTTAATTTATAGGTTTATACATTTATACTAATTTCGTAAACAATTGTACTATCTGTTATTTTATCATTTGAATGATATTTGGGTTCTCTCAAAAATCAAAGAATAATGAAAAAAGTAATAAGTGTATTTGTACTGTTTATTAGTAGTTTAAGTGTTTTTCCTCAAGAAATATCACACTTTAATTTAATTTATGATGTTAGATTTGATAGCTATACATCTATTAATTCTGGAGAAACAGATAATAAATTTCAGTTTGATCACGTATTTTTAGGCGTGTATGGAGCTGTCTCAGATCAGGTGAATTATACCTTGTAAATAACACCTTTAAGTCTTTCTGATGGAGCTAATAATTTATCAGAAGATATTATGTTAGCGAATATTAGTTATACTACTTCCAATAAAAAATGGATGCTTACATTAGGTAAATCAATGGTGAACATTGGTACTTTTGAAGAGCATGTAAGCCCAAATGATGTCTATCAATACAGTGAGGTTAGGCAGTATTTAAATATGTTCTCGTCTGGGATGACAGTTCGTTATACAACAGATTCAAAACAACAATTCACTTATCAGTTAGTAAATTCAGTACCTGATAGTTTAAACAATGTAAACTTGCAGCAGAACCTCTATTGGTCGGGGCATATATCAGATCATATTAATACGTCAATGAGTTTAACGGTTGAGAAAAATAATCAAAATACCATTGGTCATATGAGTAATCTTGGTGTAGAATTTTTATACTCTGATTGGGAATTAGATGTGGATTACGCTAGAGTTATTAATATTAATGGATTTCTTGAATAGACGCAATATCAATCTATACCTGTTAAACTAACATACAAAGGAGAGAAATTTCGTCCATTTGTAGAGTATATCTATAATAAGTTAGATCCGATAAGCAGTGCAAAAGAATCAAGTTCATATACTTCTCAGTTATTACAAACACTAAGTTTACGTATTGAATATTACCCTATTAAAAATAAAAATTGGAGATTTCATATGGTTGCTGTTCGTAATAAATATGACCAGACCAATACAGAAAATCTATTTACAGAATACCCACCTCTTCAATTGTTTTTTGGAGTAAAAATTGGTATTTAAACACAAAAAAGCACTTCTTTTCATCATTTTAAATGATAAAAGAAGTGCAAGTATATTTTTACAAGTAAGAATAATACAAGTAGTTTACTAAGAAACTAAAGTGTTTCTTTTTGTTGTTATATATTTAATAGCCGCCGGGAGAACTTCAATTTCTAAAGTATCAATATCACCAATTACTTCACCATCTAATTGAAGTAGTTGCGTTTTCTCAAAATGAATGGTTGCTTTCTCTGCAGAATACACGTTACCATTTGCATCTTCTAAAAAGCTTTCATCAAACTTAGAGAGGCCTACAATTATTAGATCTTCAAAATTCATTTCTGGTATTGCTACCAATTCAAATTTACCATCAAAAGGATTACTAATACTATTTAATGGAACCCCAGTACCAAATTTTCTTGCATTACATATTGCAAGCATAATTCCAGATTCTTGATAAAATTCACCATCAATTTCAATTTTATAATCAATAATGTTTTTTACTTTTAATTGCTCTAAAAAGTATTTAAAATAGGTTGTCATCCCTCTGTTGGGGTCATTAGAATAACCATTTACTATTTGTGCATTCACACCAATATCACCAATGTGTAAACAATAATGTTCTTTATTTACTTGTAAAAGATCTAGTCCTCTAGTCATATCAGACATAATAATATCTTTCAGTGCATTCATCGGGTCTGGGTCAACAAAAAGTTCTACAGCCATACCGTTTGCAGAACCTAACGGAATAATTCCCATCGGTATACCTGTACCTAGCAAAGCAATTGATGTAAAAAGTGTTGTGCCATCTCCACCAATAGAAGCTACTTTATGAGGCTTTACTGTATTGATATAAGACCTTAGAATCTCTAAATCATTTTTACCAGTAGTTTTATAAACGGTAAATTCAATCTCATACAGATTCAGAAGATTTTCTGCATCATTTAAAAATGGTTCTTTATCTATATCTCCAGAAATTGGGTTAACTACAAGTAAGAGCTTCATATATTGATTTAGGTAAAATAAAACTTAAGTGAATATCGTAAAAAGACGACAAATAACAAGGTAATCAATTACTTAATGATAAGCAGGCACAGTATTTAAAAACTGAGGCTCCTGATCTTTATTTCTTACGGTAATAAGCGTTTGAGTATCTAAATTAAAACAAGACAAATAACCTAGTTGATTAACCTGCTCATGCGTAATTTTTTTAAAGAAAGCACAGCCGGAATCTATATTAATTAGCGGATAATGATCTGTAATGTTTTGTTTTATTTTTTCAATAGAAATAGGAGTATGTCCATGTATAACACGCCTTTTCTTTAACATTTTAGGTAAAATATCCGGAAGTGGTTTTCTAGTATTAAGCATTGCATCAAAATCCTTTTTTGGCTTTTCTGCATCATAATTAAAACCAGCATGAACAATGTGATAATCCTCAATTTGTATTCTGTAAGGTAACGCTTTAAAAAACTCTTTATGTTTTAAGTACAGCTCTCCGTCTTTACTTAATATAGATTTTCCATATCGAGTATTCATCTTAGCAATAAAACGTGCAAAAGTAGGGCGATAAGTTCTTTGTCTATTGATTAGGTTTTCTTCGTGATTACCTCTAATTGGGAAGATATTGTATCCATCTTTTTGAAGATCAATTATATAGTCAATAACCTTTTCACTATTTGGTCCTTTGTGTATATAATCGCCCACTAAGAAAATAACATCTTGAGTAGTGATTTTTAGTTCATCTTCTAAGAGAAATTTAAAAGTCTTGTAGCAGCCATGAATATCACCTACCGCAAATCTGCGAAGATATGTTTTTGTTTTAAGTTTTAATGCTTTCACAAAAGGGGAAATAAGATAAAACAAATAATGAATTACTTTGTAATTGTAAAATTAACAGAGCTTACACATCAATAGTTCTATTAATTATTTTACAAAGTGAAAAAATATACTGTTAATACATAGTTTTTAAAAATCTAAATCAAATTAGGTAAAATATTTTAAGCGAAAACTAAAGAAAGTTTAACAGTGAATAATTAATTTCAAATTTACTGTATTCTTAAAGAAAGACAATAGTATATTTGCATAATTCTATTTATGAGCTGTGATTTGTTTTAAAAATCATTGCAAAGATTCAGTTTGTTCACATTGCAATGTTGATAACTGTATAATTATTCTAATACTATTTGTGTTTTTCTTGTTAAATATTATAGAATGTTGATAACTTTCTGATAAATAACACTTTAAATGTTGATAACTTTACTTTGTGTTGAATTGTTTGTAAACAATTTAGATAATTTGAATGCTGTTTAAGAATTATTTAGAATAATCTAGATAACTTAGAAGTGAAAATAAAAATATAATAATCCATTTTCTGTATGGGGGCAATTCAAGAAAAATTACCATTTTTATCCTTAATCAAAAATTATAAGAAAGCATTTTTAACAGGAGATCTTTCTGCTGGTTTTGCGACTGGGGTATTACTTATACCTCAAGGTATGGCTTATGCAGTTATTGCGGGTGTTCCTGTAGAATATGGTTTATATGCCTCTTTAATGGCACCATTACTTTATTTCTTCTTTGGCTCATCAAACAAATTAGTTATTGGTCCTGCTGCATTAGATTCTATGTTATTAGCCTCTGGTATGGCAGGAATTGGTATTGCACTTACAGAGACTGCCTATGTTGAACATGTACTTATAATTGTTTTCTTAGCTGGAATTTTTCAATTTATTGCAGGTAATATAAAATTAGGCTTTATAGCTAACTTCTTTTCAGAACCATTATTAAAAGGATTTACAACTGCGGCTGCATTATTAATTGGGTTTAGTCAGTTTAAACACGTATTAGGAATAGACCACGAAAGCTCCAATTATTTTCATAAGAATATCATCAATATGATAAATAATTGGGATCAGTTTGATCTACTTACTTTTGGGCTTGGTACTTCTACAATTTTAATGATTTTACTTTTAAAACGATTTGATCTATCTAAAATATCAACGCCAATTGTTGTAGTGATAGGTATAACTTTAAGTATAGTTTTTAATTTAGAAGAATTTGGAATCAGTGTTATTGGTACAATCCCTAAAGGATTACCGTCTTTTCAATTACTTGATTTTTCTTCAGTAAATTTATTAGAGATAATTCCTGTGGCTTTAGTTGTTGCCATTATTGGTTTTACAGTATCAAATAGTATTTCTAAATCTGTCGATGAACCTGGTAGTAAAACTAATCCGAATCAAGAATTTATAGCTCTAGGTATAGCCAATGCAGTGGGTGCTTTATTTGGAGGGTATCAAGCAAGTTCAAGTTTTTCTAGAACAGCAATAAATAGTGAATCTGGAGCAAATACAAGAGCATCGAATTTGGTATCTACTGTTATGATTGCCCTAGTTTTATTATTTATGACCCATGTATTTTATTATTTGCCTAAAGCTGTTTTAGGAGGAATTATTATTGCAGCTACTCCGAGTTTATTTAGTTTTAATTACTTCAAAAATATCTATTTTTTAAAGAAAAGAGAATTTGTAGTTGTTATAATCACTTTCTTAACTACAATAGAATTTGGCGTAATAATAGGACTTACAGCTGGTTTATCAGCATCTGTTGCTGTGTTTATGTATCATTCTCTTTACCCTCATATGGCTGTTTTAGGAAAGATTGAAGGGACTCATATTCACAGAAATATTTTACGTTTTGAATCGGCGAAGGAAAAAGATGGAGTCTTAATTTTAAGGATTGATGCACCTCTTTATTTTAGTAACATAAAATTTGTTATTGATACAATAAAAGAACTTGTTGATGAACGTAACAACATAACATCAATTATTATAAAATCTGAAAGTATTAATTATATAGATGTTACTGCCCTTACAGAGTTGAAGTTGTTTATTGGAAAAGCAAATAAAAAAGGAATAGAAGTATATATGGTAACCGTTGTTGGGCCTGTTAGAGATTTACTTTTTAAAACTAGTATAGTAGATACCTTAGGTGGAAAACAATTGTTCGTGCACCTTTACGATGTCATGCAGTATATAGATGACAAAGAATCGTATAGATACACGAACAAAGATATTGCTAACCAAGGAAATATAGAGGAGAGAGATTAATCAGTTGCTAATAAAAAGAACTGTTCTAACTTTCAATCTTCTTAGAATTATGTTTATCAATACTAAAACCAAAAATTGCCCCACAAATACCACCAATAACATGGGCTAATTGTGAAATATTGTCTTTGTCAAAAGCGGAAAGTAGTTCTTGTCCTAAAAACAGTATAACTATTAATACAAAAGTAAGTGGTATTCCACCTTTTTGTACATTTACAATTGAACTCAGAAGTATAAACATAAATACCACACCACTAGCACCAAGAAGTCCACTTGATAAGAATATTGCATTAATAATACCTGTAATAAATGCTGTTACAAGAATCATATTTAATAATTGCTTACTTCCATATTTCTCTTCTAAAATAGGTCCTAATAGGAGAATATAAGTGAAATTACCCATAAAGTGTTCCCAACTTCCGTGGCCAATTACATGAGTAAAAAGGCGTATATATGTTACAGGATTTGTAATTGCCATTGAGCCATATCCCCCAACAGAAAAAATAGAAGTTAAGTCTATAAAAAGAAATTCTTTTAGTATAATAAATGCAGCACTGATAAAAGTATAGGTCAGTGTAACAGGAGCATTGTATTGTATGCGCATAGTTTTTATGTTGATTCTCATTTAATATCGAATATTCTTCTTGTATTTTTATCCTCCACAACCAATTATTTTATTAAAAGAGGGCATTTCGTCTGTAATGTCTTCTGTGGGGTTAACTATTTCAGGAGACTTTGTGAAGATATGGTGAATTACTCCCCCGCAATTATCTATAGAGGCTCCAGTGACACTTTTTAAGCTGTTGTTCTCTTTTTTTATACGTAAACACCCTAAAAAAGCAAATAATAGTGCTTCTTTATAATTGATGATTTTATCTGATGGGATAACAATTTCTGTAGAGGTACAATGTGCTTTTATTCTATCAATAAGAAAAGTATTGAAAGCTCCACCACCTGTAATCAGTAATCTTGACTTACCAAAATTAAATTTTGATTTCTTGGCTGCATTGTCTATAATTCTAGCAGTTTGATAGGCTGTATGTTCAATACTAGTAGCTAATCTATCTTCAATTTTTTCTATCTGATTTAAAAGAGGGATATAATGTTCGAATACCCATTCTTTACCTAAAGATTTTGTCTGGAAAGTTTCGTAAAAAGGTAAATCATTTAGCTTTTTATATACTTCTTGATTCACTTTACCGGTACTACTAAGTTTACCATCTTTATCAAATTCTTTGCCCAAAGTACGCATATAATAATTGAGCGGCATATTTGCAGGAGCGACATCAAACGCAATAGTTTCACTATTTACATCATAAGAAATGTTAGCAATACCCCCTAAATTTAAACGGTAATGATAATCATGAAATAAAAGCCTATCACCAATAGGAACCAATGGAGCACCTTGACCCCCTAAAGCAACATCAGAAATTCTAAAGTCATTTATAACATTATGCTTACTTTCTGCTGCAATTTCTGGACCTCCTCCAATCTGAGAAGTAATACCTAATTCTGTTTGATGAAAAATAGTATGTCCATGACTACAAACATAATCAACTTTAAGTTGATATTTGTCTATAAAACTTTTTGCATGTTGCCCTAGTTTCTTACCTAATGCACGATCTAATTGTATATATTCGAATGCAGAAAGGTTTTCAGCTTGGTCTAATTTACTTCGCCATTCATCAGTGTAATCAACACTTTCGGTGTATGGCATGTAATATTTCCATTGTCTATTATTGTCTTTCCAAAATTCAGCATAACATAAATCGATGCCATCTAGGCTTGTACCAGACATTATACCTATTAATCGAAATTTATTTGGTCTACTCATTTTTAAATGCATTATGAATCTATAATTTCGGAGATAAGAATTTAAAAACAAAACATATATGAAAAAGCATACTTACGTAGAAATTGTAACAATTGGAGATGAGATTCTCTATGGACAGATTACAGACACTAATTCTCAATGGATAGGGCAGGAATTAAATAAGCTAGGTTTTAAGGTAATTCGTAAAACATCTATTGGCGATACTAAAGAAGAAATCTTAACTATTTTAGATGAAGCACAAAAGCGAGCCGATATAATATTAATTACAGGAGGACTAGGACCAACAAAAGATGACATCACAAAAAAGACTATTGCAGAGTATTTTAATGTAGGGATGACGTTTAGGCAAGAAGTTTTTGATAACATTGCAGAATTATTTAAAACTAGGAATAGAGCTTTAACTGATTTAAATAGGCTTCAAGCAGAAGTTCCAGAAAATGGTGAAGTTATAATGAATCCTGTTGGTACAGCTCCAGGTATGTGGTTTGAACAGGGAAACAAAACATTTGTATCTATGCCAGGCGTACCTTATGAAATGAAACGTTTAATGTCTGATTCAATTTTAGAGAAACTTCAGAAAAAATATGATACTCCTTTCATAGTTCATAAAATGCTTAGAACGATGGGTATTCCTGAATCTTTATTAGCAGATCAAATTGAAGAGTGGGAAAATGCGTTACCTGAATTTATTGGTTTAGCTTATTTACCAAGATTTGGACAAGTTAGGTTAAGATTAACAGCTGTTGGAGATAACAAAGAGATTTTAGATAATGCAATTGATGAGCAAATAGAAAAATTACGCCCTTTATTAGGAGATAATTTATTTGCAGAAGAGGATGTGGAAATCGAGCAAATGATTATGAATAAGATGATTGAAAAGGAGTTGACTTTAGCAACTGCTGAATCTTGTACTGGCGGAGCGGTTGCAAAAAGGATTACAACTCTTTCTGGGTGTTCTGCCTTTTATAATGGAGGTATAGTGTCTTATAGTAATGAAATAAAAATGACACAACTTGATGTTAAAGGAGAAACGCTATTAGAACATGGTGCTGTAAGTGAAGAAACAGCTTTGCAAATGGCTAACAATGTTAGAGTGAAATATAATGCAGATTTTGGAATTGCAACTACAGGGATTGCAGGACCTGGAGGTGGAACAAAAGAGAAACCAGTTGGTACAGTTTGGATAGCATTATCTACTGCTGAAAAGACAGAAGCACAATTGTTACAATTAACAAAAACAAGAGAAGTGAATATTTCAGCTACCGGGAATAAAATTTTGAAGTGGCTTTATGATGAAATTTAATCATATGGTAGAAAAAGATTACGTCATTTATTACTTCTATTAAGTTAAAGGCCGATTGATTATAACTAATCAATTGGCCTTTTTGTTTATTGTTAATAAAAGTTGTTGTAAAATAAAATAGTGAAAATTAGCTTTTAAAGTCCTGTTTATTAGTTGTTTAAAAATAGATGTAGTATTAATGTTGTATTTAAAGTGTAAAAAAGTATCTTAATAATTTTCATGTTTTTTTACATTCTTCCTAATGTTGTATACGACGTCGAACTAATAATTGAAATGGAACTTTAAATTTATCTACATGAGTTAACTAATAACTATTTACAATTTTCAGGCTATTTAATTTATTCACTTCTACTAAAAATTCTCAATCTATTCTATGTATTCTGAATAAGTTATTCTAGGCACTTTTAACACATTTTTTTTAAAAGTGAAGTAATCCGAAATGGATATTATTATTACTATTATTAAATTTTTTCTACTAAAAACATGCTCAAGCTACTAAACTTTAAAAGTATTTTAGGGGTATTCCTATTTGCTTTTATGTCGCTAACTAGTACACAATTATTAGCACAAGATAAAGTTCTAACAGGAACTATCTTAGGAGAGGATTCAGCTCCTCTTCCTGGTGTAAACGTACAAATCAAAGGAACAACTACTGGTACAGTAACTAATTTTGATGGTAAATTTTCTTTAAATGTTGAAGAATCTGCTCAAACATTAGTGTTTAGCTTTATTGGTTATCTAGATAAAGAAATGGCAATTGGTACACGTACAACATTTGATGTATCATTAGAAGTAGATGCTGAACAACTAGAAGAAGTAGTTGTAGTTGGTTATGGAGTTCAAAAGAAATCATTAGTAACTGGTGCAATTGCTAGTGTAGATGCTGATGATATTGTAAGTTCAGCAATTTCTGCAGAACAAGCATTACAAGGTAAAGCTGCAGGTGTTACAGTAACACCTCAATCAGGTTCTCCAGGTAACGGAATAAAAATTCGTATTCGTGGTGCAGGATCTAACGGTAATAGTGATCCTTTATATATTGTTGATGGTATGAAAACGGGTAACATTAGTTTCTTATCTCCATCAGATATTGCATCTATGGAAGTATTAAAAGATGCGGCATCTTCTGCTATTTATGGTTCTGAAGGAGCAAATGGTGTTGTAATCATTACTACTAAAGGTGGTAAGAAAGGTGCTAAATCAAGTATTGACTACTCTTTCCAGTATGGCATCCAAACATTAGGTAACAATCCTCAAATGATGAATGCTCAGGAGTATGCACAGTTCATGCAAGAAGCACATCAAAAAGAATTAAATGATATTGAAGGTTTCTATGTGCCAAATCCAAATAACCAAGGTCAAGGAACAAACTTTTTAGACGCAGCAGCTCAAGAAGCACCAATGATGAGTCATAACTTATCATTCTCAGGAGGATCAGATAAAGGTTCTTATTTATTAAGCGCAGGTTATACTTCTCAAGATGGTGTAATCGGTGGTGATAAAGCAAGTTATGAAAGAATTAATGGTCGCTTAAATTTAACAAGAGATATTAAAGATTGGATAGATGTATCTGCTAACATTGCAATTACAAATTCTAAAAGAGCAACTATAACAGAAGATGATGCATATAATGGTCTTGTAAATGCAGCTTTATTAATGGATCCAACTGCAAAAGCTAGATATGCTCCAAATGAATTAACTCCTTACATGCAAGAAAAATTAAATGAAGGAAAGCTTTTAACACGTGATCAAGATGGTAATTATTATGGAGTTACTAATAATGACTTCTTAAAAGGGGAGATATATAACCCTCTTACTAAATTAGAAAATGCTAGAGGAGTTTATACTGAAAATAAGATATTAACTACTGGTATGATTAATCTTAAGCCTGTAAAAGGACTTAAAATTAGTTCTAGAATTGGTTTCGATATTGCTCAAGGAAGTTATAATAGCTGGAACCCTAGTTTCTGGGCGAACTCTCAAAAACATGAGAATGCACCTACAGTAACAGCAAATGAGCAATCATGGAGTACTTGGATGTGGGAAAACTTTGCTACATATAATACTAAGATTGGTAAAAGTACAATTACAGGTTTAATAGGTGTATCTGCTCAAGAAAATAACTACAGAAACCTAGATACTAAGGCTGGTAATATGGTTGTTGAAAATAATCAATTCAGATATCCTAACTATGTAACTTCTAGAGATAATGACCGTGTTGGTGGAGGAAACGAAATGAAGACTCTAGCATCGT
This region includes:
- a CDS encoding SusC/RagA family TonB-linked outer membrane protein — encoded protein: MLKLLNFKSILGVFLFAFMSLTSTQLLAQDKVLTGTILGEDSAPLPGVNVQIKGTTTGTVTNFDGKFSLNVEESAQTLVFSFIGYLDKEMAIGTRTTFDVSLEVDAEQLEEVVVVGYGVQKKSLVTGAIASVDADDIVSSAISAEQALQGKAAGVTVTPQSGSPGNGIKIRIRGAGSNGNSDPLYIVDGMKTGNISFLSPSDIASMEVLKDAASSAIYGSEGANGVVIITTKGGKKGAKSSIDYSFQYGIQTLGNNPQMMNAQEYAQFMQEAHQKELNDIEGFYVPNPNNQGQGTNFLDAAAQEAPMMSHNLSFSGGSDKGSYLLSAGYTSQDGVIGGDKASYERINGRLNLTRDIKDWIDVSANIAITNSKRATITEDDAYNGLVNAALLMDPTAKARYAPNELTPYMQEKLNEGKLLTRDQDGNYYGVTNNDFLKGEIYNPLTKLENARGVYTENKILTTGMINLKPVKGLKISSRIGFDIAQGSYNSWNPSFWANSQKHENAPTVTANEQSWSTWMWENFATYNTKIGKSTITGLIGVSAQENNYRNLDTKAGNMVVENNQFRYPNYVTSRDNDRVGGGNEMKTLASYFARVSYDYDNRYIIEATFRRDGSSLFGSENKWGTFPSVSVGWNVSNESFWNISAIDYLKVRGSWGQNGSLSNLQPDQYRSLIRTTGISYPGSDDILMTGAEPEVLANPNLKWETSEQTNIGIDLRALDSKIYFTADYYKKLTKDLLTTASPALSQGNYAPYTNAGTVSNEGLELILGYRNSENEFTYDVSLNGSFNKNEVVSVPEELTRINGASLPVAGTLTYFEEGFPVWYYRGFQNEGIFRDEAHIAQWKEENKITNGGDIAPGDPIVKDINGDGEINDQDVTNIGSPHPTFIYGANISAAYKGFDLNIFLQGATGHQNYIAFMRADNKAVNRLSSITQDRWRSNGDNASYPRADYLDARYFKSDLLVQDASYLKIRQIQLGYTLPSKIASKALLSRARVYVSLNDFFTFTNYDGVDPEIGSKENNAQGVDFGTYPVSRKLLFGLAVTF